GAAAGAAGCCAGGCTGGGTCCTGCTCTTCCTATGCCGGATACTGGGAAATTAGAACCCAGACCTGCAAAAAAGGAAGAGGTCAAAAAAATCCCCTCTCAACCAAAGGGGATGACCCTGAGATTAGAAGGACTGGACAGGACCTGGGCAATGGTGATTGGTGACGGAGACACGCTCTTCACAGGCTTCATCAACAATGGAATGCAGGTAGAGTACAAAGCCCAGGACTATTTTAAGCTCACCTTAGGCAGAGCCTGGCTAGTCAAAGGTTACCTTAATGGAGAAAAGCTTAGGTCTTTTGGGCCAAAAGGTAAGAGCATCTTCGGGCGGGAGATCAATAAAAATAATTACAGGGATTTCTTAGATACCACAGCAACAGAATGAAGGAGTTTTTTTGAGCAACGGGTTTAGAAAAGAGGAGGTCAATTGTACTTATCCAAGTTAGAGATATTAGGTTTCAAATCTTTTCCCAGCAAAACCGAATTTGTTTTTAATCAGGGAATAACTGCCATAGTTGGCCCGAACGGATGCGGGAAAACCAATATCCTGGATGCGATTCGCTGGGTTTTGGGAGAACAAAGGACCTCCCTTTTAAGAGGCGAAAGGATGGAGGAGGTTATCTTCAACGGGACCAAAGAGCTGAAACCTTTAGGGATGGCAGAGGTCTCGCTGGTCATAGAGAATAACCAGGGTATACTTCCCACCGAATATCAGGAGGTGCAGATCACCCGGCGTCTTTTCCGCTCCGGAGAAAGCGAGTATCTTTTAAATAAAAAGACCTGCAGGTTAAAAGATATCATCGATTTGTTCTTAGACACCGGAATGGGGACCCATGCTTACTCGGTGATCCAGCCGGAGATGGTCGAGTCGATCCTCTCGAACAAAACCGAAGACAGGAGGTTTTTATTTGAGGAAGCCAGCGGTATCTCCAAATATAAACACCGGAAAAAAGAAGCCTGTCGAAAATTAGAAAGCACGGAAAACGACCTTCTGCGTCTGAAGGATTTAACCGCAGAAGTGGAAAGACAGGTAAATTCACTGAAAAGACAGGTAAGGAAAGCAGAAAGGTTTAAGAAATTATCCCAGGAGCTGAAAGACAGGGAGCTGAAAGCCAGTAAAACCGAGTATGATTCCCTGTGGGAGAAAGAAGGTCAACTGGAGACAGGACTAAAGGAAAAAGAGGAGGAAAGAGTAGCTCAGAAGGCAAAACTGGCAGAGTTGGAGCTGAAAAGCGAAAAGCTGAAACTGGATTTGACTCAGGTTGAGAAAAAGTTCTTCTCCTGGCAGAGGGAATTAGAAGAGTGTCTTGAGGCTTTGCGCACCCTGGAAAAGGAAAATGCCCTGAATAAGGAAAGAGTTCTCAATTTAGAAGAAAACCAGAAGAGACTGGGAAGAGAGATAGAGGAGAATCTTGCCCGCAGAGAGACGATCAGATCGGAGATAAAAGAGAAAGAGGAAAAATCCAGAGAAGTGAGAGAAAAGATAAGCTCTGTGGAAAAAGAACACGAATCTAAAGAAGAAGAGCTTAAAGCTCTGGATGACAGGTTGAGAAATTATAAAGAGAAGATCGCCTCACTCAATGCCCAGCTTTCAGAGGTCAATAAATTACTGCATCAGTCAGAATTAGAAGAACAAAATTACAGACTGCAGTTGGATGAGCTGGAAAAAAGGAAAACCTCTCTGGCGGAGGAGAAGAAGAATCTTCTCGATACCTTACAGACGGTCCACGGGGAAAAAGAAGTTCTAAAAGAGTCGATTCATTCAATACAAAATTCTCTGGAGGATAAACTAAAAGAAAAGCTGACACTTCAGGCAAAATCAGAAGAGACGCAGAGGATTATTGAAACCCTGGTTGAGCAGAAAAACGAAAAAGAGAAGACAAAAAGCTCGCTTAAGGCTAAATTTGAGCTTCTACGGGATATGGTGGAGCATTATGAAGGATATCAGGCCGGGGTCAGGGAAATCCTGAGTCAAAAAGAAAGAATACCAGGACTGATCGCACCAGTTGCCAGTCTCATTAATGTAGAGAAAGAATGTCTGCCAGCCATAGAAATAGCCCTGGGAGAGGCTGCCCAGTTTATACTTTCACAGGATTTCGATTCAGCCCGCAGAGGAATTGAGCTCTTAAGAGAAGAGAAAAAAGGAAGGGCGACTTTCATCATCTTAGACCGGTTCAGAGAGATAACTCTTGAACCGGCAAAAGTCGAGTTGGAAGGTAACGGGATTAAAGGCTGGGCAAAAGAGTTTGTGAAGTGCAAAGAGGAATATCAGCCGGTCATTGATTTTCTTTTAGGCAGAATCGCTCTGGTCGACTCGCTGCCGAACGGGATAGAATTAAGTTCAAAGTTGGGTCAGGAATACGGTGTGGTCACTTTAGACGGACAGGTTATAAAAGGCGGTAAGGTGATGGAAGGTGGCTCAGAAAAAGAGATATTCTTAGTTGGCAGAGATGAAGAGCTGAATGGGATCTCAAATGAACTTTCCTCTCTGGAAAAAGAGCTGGCCAATTTGAATAACGAAGTAGAGGCTAAGGAGAAAGAAAAGTCTGATCTAGTCTCTTCCCTTTCTGATTTGGACCGGAGGACGGAAGAGGAGAAAACAAGATTCAAAGATTTAGAGCTGGATTTAGCTCGGCAGGAGGAGCTTGAAAAAGGGTTGAACCAGAGACAGGAAATAATTCAACAAAAAAAAGCTGAGCTTTCTCAGGAGCTTGCAGATTTAAAAGAAAAGGAAAGTAATTTGAAATCAGGCGACCTGAGGGAGAGAAGAAATGTTTTAGAGCAGGAATATGAAATACAGGAGGAGGGGTTAAAGGGGTCGGAGACTGAAAAGGAAAATGCTTATTTGAAGCTGAACCAGTTGAGGATTGAACTGGTGAGCCTGCAGGGTAAAGAGGAGCAGATAAAAAACGAAACCGAGAGGTTAAAAGACCTGGACCTGGATCTGGTCTCAGATGAAGAGTCAAAAAGGAAGGAGTGGGAAGCATTAAATTCAGGGATAGAGGAGCTCAATCGGAAAAGCTATGAGCAGAAATCAGAGTTGGAGAGGAAAGAAAAAAGCAGAGTGGAAAAGGAAGAGCAGGCAGAAAGCTGCCAGCAGGAGCTGGAGCGGATTCAGCCCCAGCTTGCGTCCTTGGAAGAGGAGCTCAAATCAAAACGAAAGATAAAAGAGGAACTGCAGGAAATCCTCCACAAGTTAGAGCTGGAAAAATTAGAGGTGACCACTGTCAGGGAAAATCTGAAAAAGATAATCTGGGAGGAGCAGGAAAAAGACTTAGAAAAGGTAGAACCTCTGAGCGAGGAGGAGGAGAAGGAGTTCGAGAGTTATCCTCAAAGAATTACCGAGCTGAAGGAGAAAATAAAAGAGCTGGGACCGGTTAACCTTTTAGCTTTGGAAGAATACCAGCAGCAAAAAGACCGGCTGGATTTTCTTCAAAAACAGATGCAAGACCTGGTCGAGGCCAAACAGAATTTGGTTTCGACCATTGATAAGATCAATGTAACTGCGATCGAGCTGTTCCTGGAAACTTTCCAGAAAGTGAAGGCGAATTTCCAGCAGGTATTCGAAACCCTGTTCGAAGGCGGAGAGGCAGAGGTGAGCCTGATCGAGGGGATGGATCCGCTGGAGTCTCCAATCGAGATCTCTGCCCGTCCGATGGGAAAAAAACTGATAAATATTAACCAGCTCTCCGGGGGAGAGAAGGCGCTGACTGCTCTGTCTTTACTTTTCGCTCTATATTTAGTGAAGCCCAGTCCATTCTGCGTCTTAGATGAGGTGGATGCGCCCCTGGATGATGCCAATTTAACCCGCTTCATAAAGCTGATAAAAAACTTCAGCCAGAAAACGCAGTTCATTATCATAACCCATAACAAACTCACTATGGAATCTGCAGACGTGCTTTATGGAGTAACTATGGAAAAACCTGGCGTTTCCAAGATCGTCTCGGTAAAACTTAATCCGCAAGAGGTGATAACAGAAAAGGCTTAAGGGATAAACTGTATTGCATTGAATTCCGTCTTTGCGAGCGATCCCGCCAGAAGCGGGAGAGCGAAGCAATCCTTTCACTTGATAAGAATGGACTGCTTCTTGGTCCAAATGGACTCCTCGCAATGACGATGAATTTGTGCTCGTCGGGTCCCCTGACCCGACGACAATTTCTCCCTGACAGGCTAAAGTGTCAGAGAGAGGAATATAACCCGCCAGGTCAGGGGACGTGGCGGGCACAGAAAAGATAAGCAAAATAAAATGTCTCTCAAGTTCTCAATTGAAAAACTGAAACAGGGGCTTAGTAAGACCAAAAAAAGTCTGCTGGGCAAGATTACTGAAGTTGTTGGGCTCTCGAAAAAAATTGACCAGGAGCTTTTGGACAAATTAGAAGAGGTTCTTCTAAAAGGTGATGTTGGAGTAAATGCCACAGAGAAAATTATCCAGGATTTAAAAAATAGGGTTAAGGAAGAAAAAATAGAGGAGCCTCAGAAGATAGTGGATATAATGAAGGACGAAATCTTTAATATCTTGCAGAATTCTCAGGTTTCAACTAAAACATTAAGTCAGGAAAGTAACCCCTTGATAATTATGATAGTTGGGGTGAACGGAACTGGTAAGACTACCTCGATTGCCAAGCTGGCTAAACTGTATTCAGACCAGGGTAAGAAAGTCATGGTCGCTGCGTGTGACACTTTCAGGGCTGCGGCTTTAGAGCAGCTTTCGATCTGGGCGCAGAGGGCAGGAGTGGACATCGTAAAAAGCCAGCCCAATCAGGACCCGGCCTCAGTGGCTTTTGATGCGGTCAAATCCGCATTGGCTAAAAAAATAGATGTGGTAATAGTGGATACTGCAGGCAGACTTCACACCAAATATAATCTGATGGAAGAGCTGAAGAAAATTAAAAGGGTGATGGGGAAAAGCCTGGAAGGTGCACCTCAGGATGTTTTTCTGGTTTTAGACGCAACTACCGGGCAGAACGGAATACCCCAGGCAAAAATGTTCGATGAAGCAGTAGGACTTACCGGCATCATCCTGGCAAAATTAGACGGAACTGCAAAAGGAGGAATAGTCATTGCCATTGCCAATGAGCTTAAAATTCCCGTGAGGTACGTAGGCTTAGGAGAAGGGATCGATGATCTTGAGGAGTTCGACTCGAAAGATTTTGTGGAGGCGCTCTTTTTATGATCAAAGAATTGAGTCTGAGAACTTCGTCTCGTGTCGAGATGGTGGATATAACCGATTTGGTTAGTGAGGTCGTATCGAAAAGCGGTATGAAATCAGGCTTATGTTGTGTTTACGTTCCTCATACCACTGCCGGGGTAACTATCAATGAGAATGCGGATCCGAGCGTGAGAAAAGATATAATCAAAGAGCTGAATAAAAACATACCGTTTGAGGATAATTATTCCCACACCGAAGGAAATGCGGCTGCTCATATAAAAGCAAGTCTGGTGGGTTTCTCTCAGAATATCTTTTTCGAGGAGAAAAGATTAGTCTTGGGAACCTGGCAGGGGGTCTATTTCTGCGAATTCGATGGACCAAGGCATAGAAAGGTCTATATAAAAATAATCGAAGATTAATT
The Candidatus Zixiibacteriota bacterium genome window above contains:
- a CDS encoding DUF4115 domain-containing protein, which gives rise to TEQVTIRKGKTNYNSWLVLAGILLGVIIILLFIMHQQIYKYDKDTKMEMKEARLGPALPMPDTGKLEPRPAKKEEVKKIPSQPKGMTLRLEGLDRTWAMVIGDGDTLFTGFINNGMQVEYKAQDYFKLTLGRAWLVKGYLNGEKLRSFGPKGKSIFGREINKNNYRDFLDTTATE
- the smc gene encoding chromosome segregation protein SMC translates to MYLSKLEILGFKSFPSKTEFVFNQGITAIVGPNGCGKTNILDAIRWVLGEQRTSLLRGERMEEVIFNGTKELKPLGMAEVSLVIENNQGILPTEYQEVQITRRLFRSGESEYLLNKKTCRLKDIIDLFLDTGMGTHAYSVIQPEMVESILSNKTEDRRFLFEEASGISKYKHRKKEACRKLESTENDLLRLKDLTAEVERQVNSLKRQVRKAERFKKLSQELKDRELKASKTEYDSLWEKEGQLETGLKEKEEERVAQKAKLAELELKSEKLKLDLTQVEKKFFSWQRELEECLEALRTLEKENALNKERVLNLEENQKRLGREIEENLARRETIRSEIKEKEEKSREVREKISSVEKEHESKEEELKALDDRLRNYKEKIASLNAQLSEVNKLLHQSELEEQNYRLQLDELEKRKTSLAEEKKNLLDTLQTVHGEKEVLKESIHSIQNSLEDKLKEKLTLQAKSEETQRIIETLVEQKNEKEKTKSSLKAKFELLRDMVEHYEGYQAGVREILSQKERIPGLIAPVASLINVEKECLPAIEIALGEAAQFILSQDFDSARRGIELLREEKKGRATFIILDRFREITLEPAKVELEGNGIKGWAKEFVKCKEEYQPVIDFLLGRIALVDSLPNGIELSSKLGQEYGVVTLDGQVIKGGKVMEGGSEKEIFLVGRDEELNGISNELSSLEKELANLNNEVEAKEKEKSDLVSSLSDLDRRTEEEKTRFKDLELDLARQEELEKGLNQRQEIIQQKKAELSQELADLKEKESNLKSGDLRERRNVLEQEYEIQEEGLKGSETEKENAYLKLNQLRIELVSLQGKEEQIKNETERLKDLDLDLVSDEESKRKEWEALNSGIEELNRKSYEQKSELERKEKSRVEKEEQAESCQQELERIQPQLASLEEELKSKRKIKEELQEILHKLELEKLEVTTVRENLKKIIWEEQEKDLEKVEPLSEEEEKEFESYPQRITELKEKIKELGPVNLLALEEYQQQKDRLDFLQKQMQDLVEAKQNLVSTIDKINVTAIELFLETFQKVKANFQQVFETLFEGGEAEVSLIEGMDPLESPIEISARPMGKKLININQLSGGEKALTALSLLFALYLVKPSPFCVLDEVDAPLDDANLTRFIKLIKNFSQKTQFIIITHNKLTMESADVLYGVTMEKPGVSKIVSVKLNPQEVITEKA
- the ftsY gene encoding signal recognition particle-docking protein FtsY, with protein sequence MSLKFSIEKLKQGLSKTKKSLLGKITEVVGLSKKIDQELLDKLEEVLLKGDVGVNATEKIIQDLKNRVKEEKIEEPQKIVDIMKDEIFNILQNSQVSTKTLSQESNPLIIMIVGVNGTGKTTSIAKLAKLYSDQGKKVMVAACDTFRAAALEQLSIWAQRAGVDIVKSQPNQDPASVAFDAVKSALAKKIDVVIVDTAGRLHTKYNLMEELKKIKRVMGKSLEGAPQDVFLVLDATTGQNGIPQAKMFDEAVGLTGIILAKLDGTAKGGIVIAIANELKIPVRYVGLGEGIDDLEEFDSKDFVEALFL
- a CDS encoding secondary thiamine-phosphate synthase enzyme YjbQ yields the protein MIKELSLRTSSRVEMVDITDLVSEVVSKSGMKSGLCCVYVPHTTAGVTINENADPSVRKDIIKELNKNIPFEDNYSHTEGNAAAHIKASLVGFSQNIFFEEKRLVLGTWQGVYFCEFDGPRHRKVYIKIIED